Proteins from a genomic interval of Neodiprion lecontei isolate iyNeoLeco1 chromosome 2, iyNeoLeco1.1, whole genome shotgun sequence:
- the LOC107220249 gene encoding integrin beta-PS, with protein MFGSLEWALALVTAIVFVAVKADYPLPERLTGMNPCISKQTCHECIQTPHCAWCAAPKFSEMRCFLPNINTKIYATCPKKYTRYPNNVYDVIRHAELTKGGYSSVAGGSEFEQSSSSSSSSSSSSSSSSSNHTSSSSGSRRQEAIQIWPQEVDLTLRINEVHTMSFSYSQAEDYPVDLYYLMDLSKSMEDDKEKLSHLGDLLVQSMTKITSNFRLGFGSFVDKVVMPYFNVVPKSLEEPCPGCAKPYGYKHIMTLSQNTSVFADLVRRASVSGNLDAPEGGFDAIMQAIVCRDKIGWRSKARRLLVFSTDAGFHYAGDGKLGGIIKPNDGLCHLDYSGLYTQSTSQDYPSISQINLKVKENAINIIWAVTEGQIQIYRRLTKHIEGSFAGKLSADSSNVVDLIREQYEAISSSVEMKDTASSSIKVRYYSSCLGAGPPIETSKCDGLKVGTKVDFFAKIEVTSCPKNRSEWNQKFNIYPVGINETLTVNLHMICDCDCEHASHPMYQINSPECNSMGTLKCGVCDCYDQYFGKTCECTRHHESDQSVMRDKYYQSCRPDNTSLVDCSGRGSCACGVCDCDTRQNPDEVISGPYCECDNFSCDRHDGQLCSNHGTCECGVCRCEPEWTGPDCNCPSSNQTCKAPGSTEDILCSGHGDCVCGKCVCREDGNPRHSGDFCEKCPTCPDRCIEFRNCVECKIYSTGNFSKEEDCDNNCKNVTVEAVELVTTENEVFCHHIDEDNCKVKYYYYFNQTENQVVVAAQEKRECPTQVFMLGIVLGVIAAIVLIGLALLLLWKLLTTIHDRREFARFETERMMAKWDTGENPIYKQATSTFKNPTYVGK; from the exons ATGTTTGGCAGCTTAGAATGGGCCCTGGCCCTTGTCACAGCGATAGTTTTTGTTGCTGTCAAAGCTGACTACCCTCTACCTGAAAGACTCACTGGAATGAATCCCTGTATCAGCAAGCAAACCTGCCACGAATGTATACAAACTCCACATTGTGCTTGGTGCGCTGCTCCT AAATTTTCGGAGATGAGGTGTTTTTTGCCAAACATAAACACAAAAATATATGCTACGTGCCCAAAGAAATATACGCGGTATCCGAATAATGTTTATGATGTGATTCGGCACGCGGAATTAACAAAGGGTGGTTATTCATCTGTAGCAGGTGGTAGTGAATTTGAGCAAAGTTCAtcctcttcttcgtcttcctcATCGTCTTCCTCAAGCTCTAGCTCTAATCATACGAGTTCTAGCAGTGGTAGTAGGAGACAGGAGGCGATTCAAATCTGGCCTCAAGAAGTCGATTTGACCCTTAGGATAA ATGAGGTGCATACTATGTCTTTTTCATACTCTCAAGCCGAGGATTATCCAGTTGATCTTTACTACCTCATGGACTTGAGCAAGTCTATGGAGGATGATAAAGAGAAGTTGTCACATTTGGGAGATTTATTGGTGCAAAGTATGACTAAAATAACAAGTAATTTTCGTTTGGGATTTGGTAGCTTTGTCGACAAAGTAGTTATGCCCTATTTCAACGTTGTGCCTAAGTC CCTTGAGGAACCATGTCCTGGTTGTGCAAAACCGTATGGCTACAAGCACATCATGACGTTGTCACAAAATACTAGTGTTTTTGCT GATTTGGTTCGTCGTGCATCAGTGTCTGGTAACTTAGATGCTCCTGAAGGAGGATTTGATGCTATAATGCAAGCAATTGTGTGTCGTGATAAGATAGGATGGCGTTCCAAAGCTCGCAGACTTTTGGTATTTTCAACTGACGCAGGATTTCACTACGCCGGGGATGGCAAGCTTGGTGGCATCATAAAACCTAATGACGGACTATGCCACCTCGACTACAGTGGGCTGTACACTCAATCAACATCGCAAGATTACCCCAGTATATCGCAGATTAATCTCAAAGTAAAGGAGAATGCGATCAATATTATTTGGGCTGTAACTGAGGGTCAAATCCAGATATATAGAAGGCTTACAAAGCATATCGAAGGTTCATTTGCTGGCAAGTTATCTGCCGACTCAAGTAACGTAGTGGATTTGATCCGCGAACAATACGAGGCTATTTCCAGTTCTGTGGAAATGAAAGATACAGCCAGTAGTAGCATAAAAGTGAGATACTACTCGAGCTGTTTGGGTGCTGGTCCCCCGATAGAAACATCGAAATGCGATGGCTTGAAAGTTGGTACCAAAGTGGATTTCTTTGCGAAAATTGAAGTTACCAGCTGTCCTAAAAACAGATCTGAATGGAACCAAAAGTTCAATATTTATCCA GTCGGTATCAACGAAACTTTGACTGTTAATCTCCACATGATATGTGATTGTGACTGTGAACATGCTTCGCACCCCATGTACCAGATAAATTCACCTGAGTGCAATTCAATGGGCACTTTAAAATGCGGGGTCTGTGATTGTTACGACCAGTACTTTGGTAAAACATGCGAGTGTACGCGTCATCACGAAAGTGATCAGTCCGTTATGCGTGACAAATATTATCAAAGCTGCAGACCGGATAATACATCGTTGGTTGACTGTTCTGGAAGAGGTAGTTGTGCCTGTGGTGTATGCGATTGTGATACCAGACAAAACCCTGATGAA GTGATTTCTGGACCGTACTGTGAGTGCGATAACTTCTCATGTGATCGTCACGACGGTCAGTTATGCTCCAATCATGGAACCTGTGAATGTGGTGTGTGCAGGTGTGAGCCCGAATGGACTGGACCAGATTGCAATTGCCCATCATCAAATCAGACTTGTAAAGCTCCAGGATCAACTGAAGACATTTTGTGCTCAGGCCAT GGTGATTGCGTTTGCGGAAAGTGTGTCTGTCGTGAGGATGGAAATCCACGTCATTCAGGAGACTTCTGTGAAAAATGTCCAACTTGTCCTGACCGTTGTATTGAGTTCAGAAATTGCGTTGAATGCAAAATATATTCAACTGGCAATTTTAGTAAAGAAGAAGATTGCGATAACAATTGTAAAAACGTTACTGTTGAGGCAGTCGAACTAGTAACCACTGAGAATGAAGTATTCTGCCATCATATAGACGAGGATAACTGTAAAGTGAAATACTACTACTACTTCAACCAAACGGAAAATCAAGTAGTTGTCGCAGCgcaagaaaaaagagaatgcCCGACCCAAGTTTTCATGCTCGGAATCGTCCTGGGAGTCATCGCTGCGATTGTACTCATTGGCTTGGCTCTTTTATTACTTTGGAAATTGTTGACTACTATTCACGATCGTAGGGAATTTGCGCGATTTGAAACAGAAAGAATGATGGCTAAGTGGGACACG GGTGAAAATCCAATTTACAAGCAAGCAACATCTACCTTCAAAAACCCCACTTACGTTGGAAAGTAA